A stretch of the Drosophila sulfurigaster albostrigata strain 15112-1811.04 chromosome 2L, ASM2355843v2, whole genome shotgun sequence genome encodes the following:
- the LOC133850633 gene encoding transmembrane protein 184C, protein MCRPDLRRFCEEWRIWIRPLLIITYVVFAIIVVPLLIVNSVKDGFKRNDQLILIGGLFVLSAVPISIWHIIQHVIHFTKPILQKHIIRILWMVPIYALNAWIGLFFPKHSIYVDSLRECYEAYVIYNFMVYLLHYLNLNMDLEATMLYKPQVYHFFPLCCIRPWVMGREFIHNCKHGILQYTVVRPITAFISVICELCDVYGEGEFAGNVAFPYIVVINNISQFVAMYCLVLFYRANKEDLKPMKPIPKFLCIKAVVFFSFFQGVLLNVLVYYGLIKDIFGSDVGDANLASMLQNFLICIEMFIAAIAHIYSFPHHPFHINSPQYWNNPNHSWCRAFLSMMDISDMQEDVTEHLGVVSSSISRRFQGRSTYQPLARGPRRSSSESEYLIGKRQDESLAGGSSTQAAGAAAAGDNSNSNNYQQQQLHLPGSNMKQSSTRQRETHLHLRERDQQHFVGVVGAPQAGGVSNFPQARTGASAAAPIPESNDDYALLLGTGR, encoded by the exons ATGTGCCGCCCTGACCTACGACGTTTTTGTGAAGAGTGGCGAATCTGGATACGTCCATTGCTGATAATCACATACGTTGTATTTGCGATCATCGTTGTTCCGTTACTAATTGTGAACTCCGTGAAGGATGGATTCAAACGCAATGATCAGCTCATACTCATTGGCGGCCTGTTCGTGCTCTCTGCCGTGCCCATTTCCATTTGGCACATCATACAACACGTCATCCACTTCACAAAGCCCATATTGCAGAAGCACATCATACGCATCTTGTGGATGGTGCCCATCTATGCTTTGAATGCG TGGATCGGCTTGTTCTTTCCCAAGCATTCAATCTACGTGGACTCATTGCGCGAATGCTATGAAGCGTATGTGATATACAACTTTATGGTTTACTTACTGCACTATTTGAATCTCAACATGGACCTGGAGGCCACCATGCTGTACAAGCCTCAGGTGTATCACTTCTTTCCGCTCTGCTGCATTCGTCCCTGGGTCATGGGTCGTGAGTTCATCCACAATTGCAAGCACGGAATTCTACAGTACACTGTAGTGCGACCTATCACCGCATTTATCTCAGT AATATGTGAACTGTGCGACGTGTATGGCGAGGGCGAATTCGCTGGCAATGTCGCCTTCCCCTACATTGTGGTCATTAACAACATATCGCAGTTTGTGGCCATGTATTGCCTGGTGCTGTTCTATCGTGCCAACAAGGAGGACTTGAAACCCATGAAACCCATTCCCAAATTCCTGTGCATCAAGGCTGTGGTGTTCTTCTCATTTTT ccAAGGAGTCCTTCTAAATGTACTCGTTTATTATGGCCTCATTAAGGATATCTTTGGCTCAGATGTGGGCGATGCAAATCTGGCATCCATGTTGCAA AACTTTCTCATTTGCATTGAGATGTTTATTGCAGCCATTGCGCACATTTACAGCTTCCCGCATCATCCATTCCATATTAACTCGCCCCAGTATTGGAATAATCCCAATCACAGCTGGTGCCGCGCTTTTCTCTCAATGATGGACATTTCTGACATGCAGGAGGATGTCACTGAGCATCTGGGCGTAGTCAGCAGTTCGATCAGTCGTCGTTTTCAGGGTCGTAGCACATATCAGCCGCTTGCACGCGGACCACGGCGATCGAGCAGTGAGTCAGAGTACTTAATTGGCAAGCGGCAGGATGAGTCGTTGGCGGGGGGCAGCTCAACGCAAGCAG CAGGCGCCGCGGCTGCTGGTGataatagcaatagcaacaattaccaacaacaacaactgcactTGCCGGGCTCCAATATGAAACAGTCGTCGACGCGCCAACGCGAAACGCACCTGCATCTCCGTGAACGTGATCAGCAGCACTTTGTGGGCGTCGTTGGTGCACCCCAGGCAGGCGGCGTCAGCAATTTTCCGCAGGCACGAACTGGTGCCTCGGCTGCCGCGCCCATTCCCGAGTCCAACGATGATTATGCACTGCTGCTGGGCACGGGTAGATGA
- the LOC133850629 gene encoding uncharacterized protein LOC133850629 codes for MNDEVATSPMVVEAKYEDVSQLNFSKLYSPKMKSVYWRYFGFPSNDNDEVITKQNVVCIKCHKVLTNHGNTTNLRAHLQHRHKDLFKALCQENDIQVPPRKTPRNLTHPPLSKRNVSSRRVKLEFINNRNHHEQEEDEDMDEAAAAAAAMQAEDDAASQTMLYETMVPLTYDDADNLVEEEERTISIEPRELKYARKRKSTAATGTMHFTRNIKHEEGTGVTGQPRNNYITNLPEALADIVVRDLRNVETLYDLGISEFIRLAMGNLASLPMPQKIDSLITEQHASKFMEIGDFTREFTADKPYSLAFEQWMNVEQRRFLSIHHHYLSEETQSVRSVLYATIEYTDYVSFDDLLADFYLPNCTLAIVNYDDEEDLLQTYLKEKSIPVVLCYVSVIDKCLRRVFELEEVASSLEQVKDIIQRHSAEISSKVSELPAYNEHFPWTLYELLKFFAESISWSEDMDQLVITAKTVTEALSALVIALDTLRGEDMPLCSMLSPITSKILIKKLGIAEQDDPLMMNIKRTIANVLQNHIIANDTLTSAALLDPRFHRLTTIDNFDSCVRMLTQKYNKTFGGVSSGGTDSQSGDSAEVAATASVSSTPTVTIKTEPNVKSGTSAATGSIGHIAKKSKLELLFDITEIPSPPKRDADSTVETDLKRYRNEVIVQLDESPIEWWNKMGHIYGTLRDLATLYQGVPGVVNLNFKKVLREQIYDYNKRFMLTGSQNQVDAILFLNRNSSLKDTIYV; via the exons atGAACGACGAAGTGGCCACATCTCCAATGGTTGTTGAAGCCAAATACGAGGATGTCTCGCAGCTCAATTTCTCCAAGCTCTATTCACCGAAAATGAAAAGCGTCTATTGGCGCTATTTCGGTTTTCCATCGAACGATAATGACGAGGTAATTACCAAGCAGAATGTCGTGTGCATCAAATGCCACAAGGTGCTCACCAACCATGGCAACACGACCAATTTGCGTGCCCATTTGCAACATCGGCACAAGGATCTGTTCAAGGCTCTGTGCCAAGAGAATGACATTCAAGTGCCACCTCGCAAGACGCCACGCAATCTAACGCATCCGCCGCTATCCAAGCGGAATGTTTCGTCGCGACGCGTCAAATTGGAGTTCATCAACAATCGCAACCATCACGAGCAAGAAGAGGACGAGGACATGGATGAGGCGgccgcagcagccgcagcaatgCAAGCCGAAGATGACGCAGCATCACAGACAATGCTCTATGAAACCATGGTGCCGTTGACCTATGACGACGCCGACAACCttgtggaggaggaggaacgCACCATTAGTATTGAGCCGCGTGAACTAAAGTACGCTCGCAAACGCAAAAGTACAGCTGCCACCGGCACAATGCATTTCACTCGCAACATCAAGCATGAGGAGGGAACCGGAGTCACAGGTCAGCCTCGCAACAACTACATCACCAACTTGCCGGAGGCATTGGCTGACATTGTGGTGCGGGATCTACGCAACGTGGAGACACTTTACGATCTGGGTATCAGCGAGTTTATTCGCCTTGCCATGGGCAACTTGGCATCTTTGCCTATGCCCCAAAAGATTGATTCGCTCATTACAGAGCAACATGCATCGAAATTTATGGAGATTGGCGACTTCACGCGTGAGTTTACCGCCGATAAACCCTATTCGCTGGCCTTTGAGCAGTGGATGAATGTGGAGCAGCGTCGCTTTTTGAGCATCCATCATCACTACTTGAGCGAGGAGACGCAGAGCGTACGCAGTGTGTTGTATGCCACCATTGAGTACACGGATTACGTGTCATTCGATGATCTGCTCGCTGATTTCTACTTGCCCAACTGTACGCTGGCCATTGTTAACTACGACGATGAGGAGGACTTGTTGCAGACCTATCTGAAGGAGAAGA GCATACCCGTTGTGTTGTGCTATGTTTCGGTGATTGACAAGTGCTTGCGTCGCGTCTTTGAGCTGGAGGAAGTAGCCAGCTCCTTGGAGCAGGTCAAGGACATCATTCAGCGTCACTCAGCTGAGATTAGCTCTAAAGTGTCGGAGCTGCCTGCATATAATGAGCATTTCCCTTGGACTCTTTACGAGTTGCTGAAATTCTTTGCAGAGTCGATTTCATGGTCCGAAGACATGGATCAATTGGTCATCACAGCCAAGACTGTGACCGAAGCACTCAGTGCTCTAGTG ATTGCTTTGGATACACTGCGTGGCGAAGACATGCCTTTGTGCAGTATGTTGTCGCCGATTACTTCTAAGATACTGATCAAGAAACTGGGCATTGCCGAGCAGGACGATCCGTTGATGATGAACATTAAGCGTACTATTGCCAATGTGCTCCAGAATCATATCATTGCAAATGATACGTTGACCAGCGCTGCTCTGCTCGATCCGCGTTTCCATCGCCTCACAACCATCGACAACTTTGACAGCTGTGTTCGCATGTTGACACagaaatacaataaaacatTTGGAGGCGTCTCCTCGGGCGGCACTGATAGCCAAAGCGGCGATTCCGCTGAGGTGGCGGCCACTGCATCCGTTAGCAGCACGCCAACCGTGACCATTAAAACTGAACCAAATGTCAAGTCTGGCACTAGCGCTGCCACAGGGAGTATTGGCCACATCGCCAAAAAGTCAA aaCTCGAACTACTATTTGACATCACTGAAATACCAAGTCCACCAAAACGGGATGCAGACAGCACCGTGGAAACTGATCTCAAGCGGTACCGCAACGAAGTCATTGTGCAATTGGACGAGTCGCCCATTGAATGGTGGAACAAGATGGGCCATATCTATGGCACACTCCGTGACTTGGCCACACTCTATCAGGGTGTGCCCGGCGTggtcaatttgaatttcaagaaGGTACTACGGGAGCAGATCTATGATTACAATAAGCGTTTCATGCTGACTGGCAGCCAAAATCAAGTAGATGCGATATTGTTCTTGAATCGCAACAGCAGCTTAAAGGACACTATCTATGTTTAA